One Pyrofollis japonicus DNA window includes the following coding sequences:
- a CDS encoding c-type cytochrome — MNVRSLMVLALVATIVISIGISAAQVDEAKVKQIFQAKCSSCHNGGMAPTFEGVVEKMKEWAKKYKSLDEAVAHEYKFSGGAKSYDQMMQAMRNFAGGLSDQDYKLLYEYFKQVFEQAKGGGGAKTTTQQKTPTATKTTTTTTTTTTTTTTTIRLPKEVYTTPPPTLTDTAWKTVKPYNEELYESLPTGLYVAVIVLVAGIALALIAKYRPDAIPSITD; from the coding sequence ATGAACGTAAGATCACTAATGGTGTTGGCCCTGGTTGCAACGATAGTGATTTCCATAGGTATATCGGCTGCCCAGGTTGATGAGGCAAAGGTTAAGCAGATCTTCCAGGCAAAGTGCAGCAGCTGCCACAATGGCGGAATGGCTCCAACGTTTGAAGGCGTTGTTGAGAAAATGAAGGAGTGGGCCAAGAAGTACAAGAGCCTAGACGAAGCCGTTGCCCACGAATACAAGTTCTCCGGCGGCGCAAAGAGCTACGACCAAATGATGCAGGCAATGAGGAACTTCGCTGGCGGGCTAAGCGACCAAGACTACAAGCTCCTCTACGAGTACTTCAAACAAGTATTCGAGCAAGCTAAAGGAGGCGGAGGAGCCAAGACAACGACTCAGCAGAAGACACCGACAGCAACCAAGACTACTACGACAACTACAACGACGACAACCACAACCACTACAACAATACGTTTACCAAAAGAGGTATACACAACGCCTCCGCCAACACTAACCGATACTGCGTGGAAGACTGTAAAGCCCTACAACGAGGAGCTCTACGAATCTCTGCCGACCGGACTATATGTTGCAGTAATAGTACTTGTTGCAGGGATAGCGCTAGCACTGATAGCCAAGTATCGGCCAGATGCAATACCGTCCATAACCGACTAG
- a CDS encoding 4Fe-4S binding protein produces MVKLIVVGDHEAPGALKADSWEEAVKQARNLAVEQGEKVVLVGRDAWRIYADLASDMRMSGENYYLLDALDPREAELAGLSWGRILLARVAYTVRREAERAFSELGGPEKRVTRRALLRGAIVEASMEYTEKPIEDPSLCSKKALRAYCDSCLNACSIEGGCPVSAALCGIELLYLPGYSRSGLRDALRSLAPIEKNGYAVFAPRSAVHVLIERLAEKKPGSPVLFFPVSCPYVVGLEELLALHAIGLEPVIVEAGWEPEVKRCKESVKPYKDMVESDYVKIAASKLVYGLNEALEKIVSNKPSPLRVEKPEELLPRGLRPLALAVIKGKGVAADLATGFSGVLRVDTEKCTLCGACAYECPAGALRVKETKELSALLFLHDRCIACGYCEEVCPEDALTVSRAVNAQLVSAWAPLALKESLRCIVCGKPIGSASMIEKVIEKLILKGFKPETMPTLLMCEECKQKYALGMIDEKQIDYEALRRIVSRVRRRLGLESA; encoded by the coding sequence TTGGTCAAACTAATAGTTGTAGGCGACCATGAGGCCCCAGGAGCTCTAAAAGCGGATAGCTGGGAGGAGGCAGTTAAGCAAGCGAGAAACCTCGCTGTCGAACAAGGCGAGAAGGTTGTACTGGTCGGCCGAGACGCGTGGCGCATTTATGCCGACCTGGCCTCCGATATGAGGATGAGTGGCGAGAACTACTACTTGCTCGACGCTCTTGATCCACGTGAGGCGGAGCTAGCGGGGCTTAGCTGGGGCCGGATCCTCCTCGCCAGAGTAGCTTATACTGTGAGGCGTGAAGCCGAGCGGGCTTTCAGCGAGCTGGGCGGGCCCGAGAAACGTGTTACTCGCCGAGCCCTCCTAAGGGGGGCAATAGTTGAGGCAAGCATGGAGTATACCGAGAAACCCATTGAAGACCCTAGTCTGTGCTCGAAGAAGGCCCTTAGAGCATACTGCGATAGTTGTCTCAATGCGTGCAGTATTGAGGGAGGCTGCCCTGTCTCTGCCGCTCTCTGCGGCATCGAGCTCCTATACCTTCCGGGTTACTCGAGGTCCGGTCTACGTGATGCACTGCGAAGCCTTGCACCAATCGAGAAAAACGGGTATGCTGTCTTCGCCCCCCGCTCAGCCGTGCATGTACTGATTGAACGCCTTGCCGAGAAGAAGCCCGGTAGCCCCGTGCTCTTCTTCCCCGTCTCCTGCCCCTACGTTGTCGGATTAGAGGAGCTTCTAGCTCTCCACGCGATCGGCCTAGAACCGGTTATTGTGGAGGCTGGCTGGGAGCCCGAGGTCAAGAGGTGCAAGGAGTCTGTGAAGCCGTATAAGGATATGGTCGAATCCGACTACGTCAAGATAGCTGCCTCGAAACTGGTATATGGCCTCAACGAAGCATTGGAAAAAATCGTGTCGAACAAGCCTAGTCCTCTCCGGGTAGAGAAGCCGGAAGAGCTTCTGCCTAGGGGGCTCCGCCCGCTCGCCCTAGCAGTCATAAAGGGCAAAGGGGTAGCCGCCGACCTTGCTACAGGGTTTAGCGGAGTACTACGAGTAGATACTGAAAAGTGTACTCTTTGCGGGGCCTGCGCCTACGAGTGCCCAGCAGGCGCACTCCGCGTAAAGGAGACAAAGGAGCTATCAGCACTATTGTTCCTCCATGACCGCTGCATAGCCTGTGGCTACTGCGAGGAAGTATGCCCCGAGGACGCGCTAACCGTATCCAGGGCCGTCAACGCGCAGCTAGTGAGCGCCTGGGCCCCTCTAGCGCTCAAGGAGAGCCTGCGCTGCATTGTATGCGGGAAACCAATAGGCTCAGCATCCATGATTGAAAAAGTTATCGAGAAGCTGATACTGAAGGGCTTCAAGCCGGAGACAATGCCCACGCTGCTCATGTGCGAGGAATGCAAACAGAAATATGCTCTAGGGATGATAGACGAGAAACAAATAGACTACGAGGCATTGCGCAGAATAGTGTCCCGCGTGAGGCGGAGACTCGGCCTCGAATCAGCGTAG
- a CDS encoding molybdopterin oxidoreductase family protein translates to MPDETRRDILKAIGLGAALAIVGGVASYFGFTEKEKTIKAVPKTITSLIKKTETITTTITPGQTTTTQPTTTAKPKLTTVPIGPCRFCGTGCGVQAQIIADPQTGLAKDIVALTGIPTYPVNYGALCTKAFYIHKAIGHGGNTQALKERLKKPLVIKDWIIPGKNRPPITPEEIKEAPRVKNRKVSKNYDASLTTVEHIKKNYVEVDWDTAVKFFTAVFEYALKKYGPHSFAYYGSGQLGTEESYVINKLTKGGIHTNNLDGNPRMCMVSAVGGFITSYGADEPEVSYDHIDVPLEIALKSGLKEARKHRDEPGTYADTFLLIGTNTAEAHPIVFGRIAAVKDANPNAKIILADPRKTRSGTKADLWLPIRWSMDVALMHTLAHIVAFELDKCKVIDVAEGKVQCNWEYIDLKWLKRHADFAIPTNTAKTWALKDYNTKYNKLPDPLNKIWDMGTTASNAANYKMYPSIGKEYKSEDEIEKDWWRGFALYLKFLELYKPEIMAKILFGDEKPLINRKTAEELIKKGELSEDKVNLKGKDPFVEIDQVEALRLAAKWMAKGRLLVFWTMGINQKIQGVHAINGIINFLALTGQIGKWGAGSFSLTGQPNACGGIRDQGGLAHVLPYGRLIANAAARQEVENIWKNLTRQYLKERGYPDNVIEQEVKKVYVHPVPGPHVIEMFRRVGAGQLKVVWIAETNPGHSLPNLYKFRVGMAKPHDDDPAFPFIVVSDIYPTRTTDLADLVLPAAAWGEKEFKYGCSERRYSVARYTIKPPGEAVSDAVIFAMLGTEWENRGLVPKGIVSGFFPEDVVKAAKAENKTWVQYVVEKSINDKKWHEEFMNRLWDRDILSLSKNTYYDFSYVKRELFRSLINGFRWPWPEQYATNPSVKKRYDYFESASRYAYPFDPLMPDPDVIKKIYNDVKKMNSPEEIEKYVKSLDENIVHPIHKKKWLGKLSHNPVLMKWVLKNLVEEIDDVEWKKSKKMPDNWYVLFYAKPTGRMTIWARPWLPVTMDHNTGEVKINKEVIIAYEQLDADAVFQGKISVFEAPKGPFKVVKKYTGLPASGDPEKGLQVLATKTWGEALQSNFGDVEAIFQIALAPAEAPGFTLKYKIKETGEELVVRDAKGYPMVITTGRVVEHWHSGTMTCRVPELRRVKPEAYVEIHKEVADKLGINEGDWVVVESPRGKITVRAKILNPKTALGGPRRDYMFIPWYDEDKLVNALTLDNYDVQPYFFQPDFKTCAATVRKARPDEIPPSGEKEKCLTGVQTAKPKYNIKVF, encoded by the coding sequence TTGCCGGATGAAACTCGTAGAGATATCTTGAAGGCAATAGGCCTTGGAGCCGCACTAGCAATAGTTGGCGGTGTTGCCTCCTACTTCGGGTTCACCGAGAAAGAAAAGACCATTAAGGCAGTGCCGAAGACCATAACTTCTCTCATAAAGAAGACCGAGACAATCACTACTACGATTACCCCCGGACAGACGACCACAACTCAGCCAACAACCACAGCCAAGCCAAAGCTCACAACAGTTCCAATAGGCCCATGCAGGTTCTGTGGAACCGGTTGCGGTGTACAAGCACAGATCATAGCAGACCCTCAGACCGGGCTAGCTAAGGACATTGTTGCCCTAACCGGTATACCAACATACCCCGTAAACTATGGCGCACTTTGTACCAAGGCATTCTACATTCACAAAGCAATAGGTCACGGAGGCAACACACAGGCACTTAAGGAGAGGCTGAAGAAGCCTCTCGTAATCAAGGACTGGATTATACCCGGCAAGAATAGGCCACCTATAACACCCGAGGAGATTAAGGAGGCGCCACGCGTAAAGAACAGAAAGGTCAGCAAGAACTATGATGCATCACTGACAACAGTTGAGCACATAAAGAAGAACTACGTTGAAGTTGACTGGGATACTGCGGTAAAGTTCTTCACAGCCGTCTTCGAGTACGCGCTGAAGAAGTACGGGCCACACAGCTTCGCCTACTACGGTAGCGGCCAGCTGGGCACAGAAGAGAGCTACGTCATAAACAAGCTAACCAAGGGAGGTATACACACCAACAACCTTGACGGCAACCCGCGAATGTGTATGGTCAGCGCTGTCGGCGGCTTCATAACCAGCTACGGTGCTGACGAGCCCGAAGTAAGCTACGACCACATAGATGTGCCGCTCGAGATAGCGCTCAAGAGCGGCCTCAAGGAGGCAAGGAAGCACAGGGATGAACCGGGAACATATGCTGACACATTCCTACTAATCGGTACTAACACTGCAGAAGCACACCCAATAGTATTTGGACGCATAGCCGCAGTCAAGGATGCTAACCCCAACGCAAAGATAATCCTCGCAGACCCAAGAAAGACCAGAAGCGGTACAAAGGCAGACCTATGGCTCCCAATACGCTGGAGTATGGACGTAGCACTAATGCACACACTAGCCCACATAGTGGCATTCGAGCTGGACAAGTGTAAGGTCATAGACGTTGCTGAGGGCAAGGTCCAGTGCAACTGGGAATACATCGACCTCAAGTGGCTAAAGAGGCATGCAGACTTCGCGATACCGACGAACACGGCTAAGACATGGGCTCTCAAAGACTATAACACGAAGTACAACAAGCTACCTGACCCGCTTAACAAGATATGGGATATGGGTACCACTGCAAGCAACGCAGCCAACTACAAGATGTACCCAAGCATAGGTAAGGAGTACAAGAGCGAGGACGAGATTGAGAAGGACTGGTGGCGTGGCTTCGCACTATACCTCAAGTTCCTCGAGCTATACAAGCCCGAGATAATGGCGAAGATCCTCTTCGGTGACGAGAAGCCGCTAATCAACAGGAAGACTGCCGAGGAACTTATAAAGAAGGGAGAACTGAGTGAAGACAAGGTAAACCTAAAGGGCAAAGACCCCTTCGTCGAGATAGACCAGGTTGAAGCACTAAGACTTGCCGCGAAGTGGATGGCAAAGGGCAGGCTACTAGTATTCTGGACAATGGGCATCAACCAGAAGATACAGGGAGTACACGCAATCAACGGCATAATCAACTTCCTAGCCCTCACCGGCCAGATAGGCAAGTGGGGCGCTGGTAGCTTCAGCCTCACCGGCCAGCCAAACGCTTGTGGCGGCATCCGTGACCAGGGCGGTCTGGCCCACGTCCTACCATATGGTAGGCTGATAGCCAATGCTGCTGCGAGGCAGGAAGTAGAGAACATCTGGAAGAACCTGACCAGACAGTACCTCAAGGAGCGCGGTTACCCCGACAACGTGATAGAGCAGGAAGTGAAGAAGGTCTACGTGCACCCAGTGCCAGGCCCACACGTAATCGAGATGTTCCGCCGCGTCGGTGCTGGTCAGCTAAAGGTCGTGTGGATTGCCGAGACTAACCCAGGTCACAGCTTGCCGAACCTCTACAAGTTCAGGGTAGGCATGGCTAAGCCTCACGACGATGACCCGGCGTTCCCGTTCATAGTTGTGAGCGACATCTATCCAACACGTACCACTGACCTGGCAGACCTAGTGTTGCCAGCAGCTGCTTGGGGCGAGAAGGAGTTCAAGTACGGCTGCAGCGAGAGGAGGTACAGCGTTGCAAGGTACACCATCAAGCCACCGGGTGAGGCTGTAAGCGATGCAGTAATCTTCGCAATGCTCGGCACCGAGTGGGAGAACCGCGGCCTAGTACCAAAGGGCATTGTTAGCGGCTTCTTCCCAGAGGACGTGGTGAAGGCCGCCAAGGCCGAGAACAAGACATGGGTACAGTACGTCGTCGAGAAGAGCATCAATGACAAGAAGTGGCACGAAGAGTTCATGAATAGGCTATGGGACCGCGACATACTAAGCCTGTCAAAGAACACGTACTATGACTTCAGCTACGTGAAGCGCGAACTCTTCAGGAGCTTGATCAACGGCTTCCGCTGGCCGTGGCCAGAACAGTACGCCACTAACCCGAGTGTCAAGAAGAGGTACGACTACTTCGAGTCCGCGAGTAGGTACGCCTATCCATTCGACCCGCTAATGCCTGACCCAGACGTGATAAAGAAGATATACAACGATGTAAAGAAGATGAACAGCCCCGAAGAAATAGAGAAATACGTGAAGAGCCTCGACGAGAACATAGTGCACCCGATACACAAGAAGAAGTGGCTCGGCAAGCTAAGCCACAACCCAGTGCTCATGAAGTGGGTGCTGAAGAACCTAGTAGAGGAGATAGACGACGTTGAGTGGAAGAAATCGAAGAAGATGCCAGACAACTGGTACGTGCTCTTCTACGCAAAGCCTACTGGCAGAATGACCATCTGGGCGAGGCCATGGCTACCGGTAACCATGGACCACAACACTGGCGAAGTGAAGATCAACAAGGAGGTAATAATCGCGTACGAGCAGCTAGACGCTGATGCAGTGTTCCAGGGCAAGATATCAGTATTCGAGGCGCCAAAGGGACCATTCAAGGTAGTTAAGAAGTACACCGGCCTACCCGCCAGCGGTGACCCGGAGAAAGGCCTGCAAGTACTAGCAACGAAGACATGGGGCGAGGCACTACAATCCAACTTCGGCGACGTTGAGGCGATATTCCAGATAGCCCTAGCACCCGCCGAGGCACCAGGCTTCACGCTAAAGTACAAGATCAAGGAAACGGGAGAGGAGCTAGTAGTGAGAGACGCTAAGGGCTACCCAATGGTGATAACGACTGGCCGTGTAGTAGAGCACTGGCACAGCGGTACAATGACTTGCCGTGTACCAGAGCTTAGAAGAGTAAAGCCAGAAGCATACGTCGAGATACACAAAGAAGTAGCCGATAAGCTAGGCATAAACGAGGGCGACTGGGTAGTAGTTGAGAGCCCACGCGGCAAGATAACAGTAAGAGCAAAGATACTGAACCCGAAGACCGCTCTAGGCGGGCCGAGAAGAGACTACATGTTCATACCATGGTACGACGAGGACAAGCTGGTAAACGCGCTAACGCTGGACAACTACGACGTACAGCCATACTTCTTCCAGCCAGACTTCAAGACATGCGCAGCAACAGTCAGAAAAGCCAGGCCAGACGAGATACCGCCAAGCGGCGAGAAGGAGAAGTGCTTGACAGGCGTACAGACAGCCAAGCCGAAGTACAACATAAAGGTGTTCTAA
- the nrfD gene encoding NrfD/PsrC family molybdoenzyme membrane anchor subunit codes for MPRQDGWWETIKYIIVEALKGSRRYYLAAAGLLLLTIYGLYLWIFIQHAPVFLGTDYGGLILTGMNDSVVWGLYISFFVFWVGVAAAGIAFSIAAYVFNHPEFKKIAVLGEVQAISALTIVLMLIVVDLGRPIRALFEMPLLPNLRSMLDWDFIVITTYLLINLVGALVTIHYYRRDKALPKKFLVPFMVIAAPFAIGIHTVTAFISQALTARPIWNSPLLAPRYVATAFAAGPAILLIALYLAERYIEGFSVSIEVYKKTLYLVAGATIVGLYFTLSEAHEIFWYTTEPVKWAQAKELFYGPHLPYLAVLTWLWIGLGVAAVILALIPSTHNSKGAIAFISLLVVVAVIAEKTLTIVIPAYEPSTLGEIRPYHPTPIEYGITLGVHALGLLIYLLLAKPAIKAIMTHYFKPGAHHH; via the coding sequence ATGCCTAGGCAGGATGGATGGTGGGAGACGATCAAATACATAATAGTTGAGGCCCTCAAGGGTAGCAGGCGATACTACCTAGCAGCTGCCGGGCTACTGCTCCTAACAATCTACGGGCTCTACCTATGGATATTCATCCAGCACGCGCCAGTATTCCTCGGCACGGACTATGGAGGACTAATACTGACAGGGATGAACGACTCGGTGGTATGGGGTCTTTACATATCGTTCTTCGTGTTCTGGGTCGGAGTGGCAGCAGCGGGTATAGCGTTCTCGATAGCAGCCTATGTCTTCAACCACCCGGAGTTCAAGAAGATAGCAGTGCTCGGAGAAGTACAAGCAATATCAGCGCTAACGATAGTATTAATGCTGATCGTCGTTGACCTAGGAAGACCAATAAGGGCCCTCTTCGAGATGCCACTGCTGCCAAACCTGCGCTCAATGCTTGACTGGGACTTCATAGTGATAACAACGTATCTGCTCATAAACCTAGTGGGAGCCCTAGTAACGATACACTACTATAGACGAGACAAGGCGTTGCCCAAGAAATTCCTAGTACCGTTCATGGTGATTGCGGCGCCTTTCGCCATAGGCATCCACACGGTAACAGCGTTCATCTCACAAGCGCTTACTGCCAGGCCGATATGGAACTCCCCACTACTGGCGCCACGCTACGTTGCCACAGCGTTCGCAGCCGGACCAGCAATACTACTGATAGCACTGTACCTCGCCGAGCGCTACATAGAGGGCTTCAGCGTAAGCATAGAGGTATACAAGAAGACACTATACCTCGTAGCTGGCGCAACAATAGTAGGACTCTACTTCACGCTAAGCGAAGCCCACGAGATATTCTGGTACACAACTGAGCCAGTAAAGTGGGCTCAGGCAAAGGAGCTATTCTACGGCCCACACCTGCCATACCTAGCAGTACTAACATGGCTCTGGATAGGGCTTGGCGTCGCGGCAGTAATACTGGCACTAATACCGTCAACACACAACAGTAAGGGAGCAATAGCATTCATATCGCTACTCGTCGTAGTAGCAGTGATAGCCGAGAAGACGCTAACAATAGTCATACCGGCATATGAGCCAAGCACCCTGGGCGAGATAAGGCCGTATCACCCAACACCCATAGAGTACGGCATCACACTCGGAGTGCACGCGCTGGGACTGCTGATATACCTACTACTAGCAAAGCCAGCGATAAAGGCAATAATGACCCACTATTTCAAGCCTGGCGCGCACCATCACTAA
- a CDS encoding Reeler domain-containing protein, whose protein sequence is MKKILVLAVLAGFIILVGLAGYHHAKAMSNGAPAMKCIQCHVGADKRPADFTVEGLPQTYEPGKTYKITIKITKGPDCNPSVACGGFAVKVSGGEIIVTDEKDTFIAELPEGKVLTHTKEGSKKREWSFEWKAPSSPQPVTFEISVLAANGDGSFNGDAYAHKTFTVKPAGGAGGAAGGAGAKPIVTTTTKVVEETTTTIVPGETTTQIKEKHNTALAITVAILLFILGVAAYLLATRK, encoded by the coding sequence ATGAAGAAGATACTCGTCTTGGCCGTTCTCGCGGGCTTCATAATACTAGTCGGGTTAGCTGGTTATCACCATGCAAAAGCCATGAGCAATGGAGCGCCCGCTATGAAGTGTATTCAATGCCATGTAGGCGCCGACAAAAGGCCTGCAGACTTCACTGTAGAGGGGCTGCCACAGACATATGAGCCTGGGAAGACATACAAGATCACAATAAAGATAACGAAGGGGCCCGACTGTAATCCTAGCGTCGCGTGCGGCGGGTTTGCAGTGAAGGTTTCCGGCGGCGAGATAATAGTGACTGATGAGAAGGATACCTTCATAGCAGAGCTTCCAGAAGGCAAGGTCTTGACCCACACTAAGGAGGGCTCTAAGAAGCGTGAATGGAGCTTTGAGTGGAAAGCGCCCTCGTCTCCACAGCCAGTAACATTTGAAATCTCCGTACTAGCCGCCAATGGTGATGGAAGCTTCAACGGCGACGCATACGCTCACAAGACGTTCACAGTCAAGCCGGCCGGTGGAGCTGGCGGAGCAGCTGGAGGGGCAGGGGCAAAGCCAATAGTCACTACGACGACCAAAGTAGTTGAAGAGACAACAACGACTATAGTGCCAGGCGAGACAACAACCCAGATCAAGGAGAAACACAATACAGCCTTAGCAATAACTGTCGCCATACTCTTATTCATACTAGGCGTTGCAGCATACCTACTAGCAACAAGGAAGTAA
- a CDS encoding 4Fe-4S dicluster domain-containing protein: protein MSVGPRREGSGNGSPKVDESRRNLLKAMAVGAGAAALTSVAAVDKEKFKKALRKVSIEDLLGVPADVEAGSTLEMRAKKKEKELKEWCRKEAEKICQERGDASEDCKLARQKCDLITVKATPAKKGVRYAMALDVNKCIGCRRCVYACVMENNQARNLGIEWIRVLELDRMEFQDLLGSEWYYGNEAPKKENVYVPIACMHCENPPCVMVCPVKATWKEPDGIVVVDYDVCIGCRYCATACPYGARRFNWAKPYVPVQELNPNMHILGNVPRQVHVMEKCTWCIQRTRDGGVPACVEACPVGARVFGDLNDPNSPIRRIAEEYGLFVLKPEAGTKPRFFYFFGPSRTPPREEAKSEGKEVKENA from the coding sequence ATGAGTGTCGGTCCGCGCCGGGAAGGCAGCGGTAATGGTTCTCCAAAGGTGGATGAGTCTAGGCGTAATCTGCTCAAAGCAATGGCTGTTGGGGCGGGAGCTGCTGCTCTTACAAGTGTAGCTGCGGTTGATAAGGAGAAGTTCAAGAAGGCGCTAAGAAAGGTTTCAATTGAAGACCTACTAGGCGTGCCAGCAGACGTTGAGGCAGGCTCAACACTCGAGATGAGGGCTAAGAAGAAGGAGAAGGAGCTCAAGGAGTGGTGTCGCAAGGAGGCGGAGAAGATTTGTCAGGAGAGGGGTGATGCATCCGAGGACTGTAAGCTGGCGAGGCAGAAGTGCGACTTAATCACCGTGAAAGCTACTCCGGCAAAGAAGGGCGTAAGATACGCTATGGCTCTCGATGTTAACAAGTGTATTGGTTGCCGCCGCTGCGTCTACGCGTGTGTCATGGAGAACAACCAGGCAAGGAACCTAGGCATCGAGTGGATAAGGGTTCTCGAGCTAGACAGAATGGAGTTCCAAGATCTCCTAGGCTCCGAGTGGTACTATGGAAACGAGGCGCCAAAGAAGGAGAACGTCTACGTGCCTATAGCCTGTATGCACTGCGAAAACCCACCATGCGTCATGGTGTGCCCAGTAAAGGCTACGTGGAAGGAGCCAGACGGCATAGTGGTTGTTGACTACGATGTGTGTATTGGCTGCAGGTATTGTGCCACAGCCTGCCCCTATGGCGCGAGGCGCTTCAACTGGGCAAAGCCCTATGTACCGGTCCAGGAGCTCAACCCCAACATGCACATCCTCGGAAACGTGCCGAGACAAGTACACGTCATGGAGAAGTGTACTTGGTGTATACAGCGCACACGCGACGGCGGTGTACCAGCATGCGTAGAGGCGTGCCCTGTAGGAGCAAGAGTATTCGGAGACCTCAACGACCCCAACAGCCCAATACGCAGAATAGCAGAGGAATACGGCCTCTTCGTGCTCAAGCCCGAGGCTGGTACGAAGCCACGTTTCTTCTACTTCTTCGGCCCATCCCGTACACCGCCTCGTGAAGAAGCCAAGAGTGAAGGCAAGGAGGTGAAGGAGAATGCCTAG